A window from Theropithecus gelada isolate Dixy chromosome 1, Tgel_1.0, whole genome shotgun sequence encodes these proteins:
- the RGS4 gene encoding regulator of G-protein signaling 4, with the protein MYHMMLLIQKRKGTGSQLLRAGEAEGDRGAGTAELSSDWLDRRSWAIKETPTGLGGRRSEDSDNIFTGEEAKYAQSRSHSSSCRISFLLANPKLLNKMCKGLAGLPASCLRSAKDMKHRLGFLLQKSDSCEHNSSHNKKDKVVICQRVSQEEVKKWAESLENLISHECGLAAFKAFLKSEYSEENIDFWISCEEYKKIKSPSKLSPKAKKIYNEFISVQATKEVNLDSCTREETSRNMLEPTITCFDEAQKKIFNLMEKDSYRRFLKSRFYLDLVNPSSCGAEKQKGAKSSADCASLVPQCA; encoded by the exons ATGTATCATATGATGCTTCTAATCCAAAAGAGGAAGGGCACTGGGAGTCAGCTCCTAA GggctggagaggcagagggagacagaggagcTGGTACTGCAGAGCTGTCGTCTGATTGGCTGGACCGTCGTAGCTGGGCTATAAAAGAGACCCCTACAGGCTTAGGAGGAAGACGCTCAGAGGATTCTGACAATATCTTTACCGGAGAAGAGGCAAAGTACGCTCAAAGCCGAAGCCACAGCTCCTCCTGCCGCATTTCTTTCCTGCTTGCGAATCCCAAGCTGTTAAATAAGATGTGCAAAGGGCTTGCGGGTCTGCCGGCTTCTTGCTTAAGGAG TGCAAAAGATATGAAACATCGGCTAGGTTTCCTGCTGCAAAAATCTGATTCCTGTGAACATAATTCTTCCCACAACAAGAAGGACAAAGTGGTTATTTGCCAGAG GGTAAGCCAAGAGGAAGTCAAGAAATGGGCTGAATCACTGGAAAACCTGATTAGTCATGAAT GTGGGCTGGCAGCTTTCAAAGCTTTCTTGAAGTCTGAATATAGTGAGGAGAATATTGACTTCTGGATCAGCTGTGAAGAGTATAAGAAAATCAAATCACCATCTAAACTAAGTCCCAAGGCCAAAAAGATCTATAATGAATTCATCTCAGTCCAGGCAACCAAAGAG GTGAACCTGGATTCTTGCACCAGGGAAGAGACAAGCCGGAACATGCTAGAGCCTACAATAACCTGCTTTGATGAGGCTCAGAAGAAGATTTTCAACCTGATGGAGAAGGATTCCTACCGCCGCTTCCTCAAGTCTCGATTCTATCTTGATTTGGTCAACCCTTCCAGCTGTGGGgcagagaagcagaaaggagCCAAGAGTTCTGCAGACTGTGCTTCCCTGGTCCCTCAGTGTGCCTAA